In a single window of the Bacteroidales bacterium genome:
- a CDS encoding translocation/assembly module TamB domain-containing protein, with protein sequence MKRTILKCILYTIVILVVIVLLLPALLYVPAIQQGIAQYATRAASEQTGMQIELERVRLRFPLDIELANALVVTPPNDTMLQCKSLVLELGFKRIFQKEIEIERLSFEKTKFHYVDSLKTFDIRVNVDELGLMARPVSLANEMATLPDISLTGGDVILNLVSTPEDTTESTPSTFAWAFNVANIHLKDISYVMTTMPHQTSLQSAIDEAYLSNAVVDIGKQQVTLSSATIDGALCRYLSLPVAENKTESQSAPEEETLPWVVNVDTLSLAKSKVTYGKLDYEPVKYFDPSYLSLYDLNINAQDIYNKAMEVAAKINHLSFHERSGFAVSHANMSLLLDSSCVLIDNLYLATQNSIMRGGVKADASILKQDPYANLSLNMDLSLSMFDAPYFVPSISNYLPLLPTSKVNAKIDVGGNLSLLHLKKAEVVLPDNLEVELSGDVANILNNRPLKARANINGKLINGELLQAFIGDKDSSSIVIPDDIALNGRVELKGDSLRPTVNISLAEGNVNVAGVVNLATEAYGVDISINRFPLQKFFKDIPLGNVTTSLTADGERFNPMQEGATSNISLMVDSLYYNRYDYTDIKLQMALSDGIYNGSIVSNCRDAKMSLTLQGLLSEQKQTVNINGDIPNLDLQNLNFLQDNFSLVSSVNVSASADTMGIYSIKGGVGKTVVRMYGAKRTLPGLNMDISADTTRIDANVEAQGLYLSFVAPQSLNNFISAVDSVIVEAKSQTDSLRFNIDHIKRRMPSCSLSFSLSDNPIVSALLKRNGITLGLAQLDFSSNSKDPVYLKSGIYSLTQGEASIDSICANLNQNDETLEYELLVGGIKSGETRGGSIKLFGGAVDNSLTINCLQTDSKYNSGFDFGGKVLLDSTLLSFSMVTPKPILGYREFRVNDGNYISLSNKGRVDADFQLTSGEKLVSLKSGQDTTKNQLFVKLQQLDIASMLKLYPLSPKVEGVLSADLGVNLNPKHFGVKGDLAIDSLIYEGGCVGDLNFKAGYVALEEGGQRVALSLNLNDKEVVKLGGKYNPSNEDEMKLKLTIDELPFLSVNPFIPADLMKLTGELNGDFSLVGSQEAINMNGFLQFQDVDMTLPSIGTTFTLSPEKITMKDNTITMYNFGMSGPNKQPMLLEGSVALGNIKETLSDFGKIRSDILITASEFQLINVKKNNKTLVYGKAFSDMFLVIQGYLNNLTLGGNVALLNGTELTYTMRDGGMAQQEDVSSLVTFTAFNDTINQDEVEVKQNVHWGVDMSVGISIGQAVKVAVNLTPDAKSGIDIQGGGELLYTMNMLGDTQFTGKYNIMKGTVRYSLPVVATKVFTIDDGSYIEWNGDIADPTMNITAQNKVRATVNQGGASNMVNFYVQIGIKNSLEDLDLTFDLTAPEDMTISNELASMSEDQRSEQALSMLLYNTYTGVSGTESNFDANTALGSFLSKELNQWANKTLKNVDLTFGVDSYTSAAGESSLDYSYEFSKSLLNDRLKVSVGGSYNPDLSPDEVAQSILGDVSLEYQLDSRDNMLLKLFRSSTNDILEGNISEYGVGFAVRKQVVKLKELFQITGRKEKVAQKRTERQKAKETKEKSEEASKTEEEK encoded by the coding sequence ATGAAGCGGACAATATTAAAGTGTATCCTATATACCATAGTGATATTGGTAGTAATTGTGTTGTTACTGCCCGCACTTTTGTATGTCCCTGCCATTCAACAGGGAATAGCACAATATGCTACGCGAGCAGCCTCTGAACAAACGGGTATGCAAATAGAGTTAGAGCGAGTGCGTCTTCGTTTCCCATTGGATATTGAACTTGCAAATGCTTTGGTTGTAACACCTCCTAACGATACTATGTTGCAATGTAAATCGTTAGTGTTGGAGTTGGGATTTAAAAGGATTTTTCAAAAAGAGATTGAGATTGAGAGACTCTCTTTTGAGAAAACCAAATTTCATTATGTTGATTCTCTAAAGACCTTTGATATAAGGGTAAATGTTGATGAACTGGGACTAATGGCTCGCCCGGTTAGTCTGGCAAACGAGATGGCAACCCTTCCGGATATCTCATTAACGGGAGGAGATGTGATACTCAATTTGGTTAGCACTCCCGAAGATACCACTGAGTCAACTCCCTCAACCTTTGCATGGGCATTCAATGTTGCCAATATCCACCTTAAGGATATCAGTTATGTGATGACAACAATGCCTCACCAAACATCACTTCAGAGTGCAATAGATGAAGCATACCTCTCAAATGCCGTAGTAGATATAGGCAAACAACAAGTAACGCTTTCAAGTGCAACAATTGACGGAGCATTGTGCCGATACCTGTCGCTCCCTGTTGCCGAGAATAAAACAGAGTCTCAATCTGCACCAGAAGAGGAGACATTGCCTTGGGTTGTAAATGTTGATACTCTATCTCTTGCAAAGAGTAAAGTAACATACGGTAAATTAGACTATGAACCGGTGAAATATTTTGACCCCTCATACCTTTCGCTCTATGACTTGAATATCAATGCTCAAGATATTTACAACAAAGCAATGGAGGTGGCGGCTAAGATAAATCACCTCTCATTCCACGAGCGTTCTGGTTTTGCTGTTTCACATGCAAATATGTCGCTATTGTTAGACTCTTCATGTGTATTGATAGACAATCTCTATTTGGCAACTCAAAACTCAATAATGCGAGGAGGGGTTAAAGCGGATGCTTCAATATTAAAGCAAGATCCATATGCCAACCTGAGTTTGAATATGGATTTATCTCTCTCAATGTTTGATGCTCCCTATTTTGTGCCATCAATATCAAACTATCTGCCACTATTGCCAACCTCAAAAGTAAATGCAAAGATAGATGTTGGTGGAAATCTCTCATTATTGCATCTAAAAAAAGCAGAGGTGGTACTCCCCGATAATTTAGAGGTGGAGTTGTCGGGAGATGTGGCAAATATCTTGAACAACAGACCATTAAAGGCAAGAGCTAATATCAACGGAAAGTTGATTAATGGAGAACTGCTTCAGGCATTTATCGGAGATAAAGATAGCTCCTCAATAGTAATCCCTGATGATATTGCTCTAAACGGAAGAGTGGAGCTAAAAGGCGACTCTCTACGTCCCACTGTGAATATCTCATTAGCAGAGGGAAATGTTAATGTTGCGGGAGTAGTAAATCTTGCAACGGAAGCGTATGGGGTAGATATCTCTATAAATAGATTTCCGCTTCAAAAATTCTTTAAAGATATACCATTAGGCAATGTAACAACCTCCCTAACAGCAGATGGAGAGAGGTTTAACCCTATGCAAGAGGGTGCAACTTCAAATATATCGCTTATGGTTGATTCGCTCTACTATAATAGGTACGACTATACCGATATAAAACTTCAAATGGCTCTCTCTGATGGCATTTACAATGGTTCAATTGTAAGTAACTGTCGGGATGCAAAAATGTCGTTGACGCTTCAAGGCTTGCTTTCGGAGCAGAAACAGACTGTCAATATCAATGGAGATATACCCAATCTTGATTTGCAAAATCTTAATTTCTTGCAAGATAACTTCTCTTTAGTCTCAAGTGTAAATGTTTCAGCCTCTGCCGACACTATGGGAATATACTCCATAAAAGGAGGTGTTGGCAAAACCGTAGTTCGTATGTATGGAGCAAAACGAACATTGCCGGGATTAAATATGGATATATCTGCCGATACAACACGGATAGATGCAAATGTTGAGGCTCAAGGATTGTATCTAAGTTTCGTTGCACCTCAATCATTAAATAATTTTATATCGGCAGTTGATTCGGTAATTGTTGAGGCAAAGAGTCAAACCGATTCTCTAAGGTTTAATATTGACCATATAAAGAGGAGGATGCCCTCATGTAGTCTCTCTTTCTCACTTTCGGATAACCCAATAGTATCGGCTCTCTTAAAGAGAAACGGAATTACATTAGGCTTGGCACAATTAGATTTCTCATCAAATAGCAAAGATCCTGTATATCTAAAATCGGGTATATATTCGCTCACTCAAGGCGAGGCATCGATTGATAGTATATGCGCAAATCTAAATCAAAATGATGAAACTCTTGAGTATGAACTCTTGGTTGGCGGAATAAAGAGTGGCGAAACAAGAGGCGGCTCAATTAAACTCTTTGGCGGTGCGGTAGATAATAGTTTAACAATAAATTGTTTACAAACAGATAGTAAGTACAACTCTGGATTTGACTTTGGAGGTAAGGTTCTGCTTGATTCCACTTTGCTCTCATTCTCAATGGTAACGCCAAAACCGATACTCGGATATAGAGAGTTCAGGGTTAATGATGGCAACTATATATCTCTATCCAATAAAGGTAGAGTAGATGCCGATTTTCAATTAACCTCAGGCGAAAAACTTGTATCATTAAAATCGGGACAAGATACAACCAAAAATCAACTCTTTGTAAAGTTACAGCAACTCGATATAGCATCAATGTTAAAACTCTATCCTCTATCTCCTAAGGTTGAGGGTGTACTCTCTGCTGATTTAGGTGTAAATCTAAACCCCAAACATTTTGGAGTAAAAGGCGATTTAGCAATTGATTCGTTGATATATGAGGGTGGATGTGTGGGTGATTTAAATTTTAAAGCAGGATATGTAGCATTAGAGGAGGGAGGACAACGTGTAGCTCTATCTCTAAATCTTAATGATAAAGAGGTTGTAAAACTTGGAGGAAAATATAATCCTTCTAATGAAGATGAGATGAAACTTAAACTTACGATTGATGAGTTACCATTCTTGTCGGTAAATCCATTTATTCCAGCCGACCTGATGAAACTCACAGGCGAATTAAACGGAGATTTCTCTCTTGTTGGTTCGCAAGAGGCAATAAATATGAACGGATTCTTGCAATTCCAAGATGTAGATATGACTCTCCCTTCAATAGGAACAACCTTTACCCTCTCGCCCGAAAAGATAACCATGAAGGATAATACCATAACCATGTACAACTTTGGTATGTCGGGACCAAACAAACAACCTATGCTGCTTGAGGGAAGCGTAGCGTTGGGTAATATAAAGGAGACTTTGTCGGACTTTGGTAAGATAAGAAGTGATATATTGATTACTGCAAGTGAGTTTCAACTTATAAACGTAAAGAAGAACAACAAAACACTCGTTTATGGTAAGGCGTTCAGTGATATGTTCTTGGTAATACAAGGATATTTAAATAATCTGACATTAGGCGGTAATGTTGCCCTGCTCAACGGAACAGAACTTACATACACCATGCGTGATGGTGGAATGGCTCAACAAGAAGATGTATCAAGTTTGGTAACATTTACAGCCTTTAACGATACAATAAATCAAGATGAGGTAGAGGTAAAACAAAATGTTCATTGGGGAGTAGATATGTCGGTTGGTATATCAATAGGACAGGCAGTAAAAGTTGCGGTAAATTTAACCCCTGATGCAAAATCGGGAATAGATATACAAGGGGGAGGAGAGTTGCTATATACAATGAATATGTTAGGAGATACCCAGTTTACAGGTAAATATAACATTATGAAAGGAACAGTCCGCTACTCATTGCCTGTTGTAGCCACTAAGGTGTTTACAATAGATGATGGAAGTTATATAGAGTGGAACGGAGATATTGCTGATCCAACAATGAATATAACTGCCCAAAACAAAGTGAGGGCAACAGTAAATCAAGGTGGTGCAAGTAATATGGTAAACTTCTATGTTCAGATAGGAATAAAAAACAGCCTTGAAGATTTAGACCTGACCTTTGATCTTACTGCTCCGGAGGATATGACAATAAGTAACGAGTTGGCATCAATGAGTGAAGACCAACGCTCAGAGCAGGCTCTCTCTATGCTTTTGTATAACACCTATACCGGTGTTTCAGGAACGGAGTCAAACTTTGATGCAAATACTGCATTAGGCTCATTCTTGTCAAAAGAGTTAAATCAGTGGGCAAACAAAACTCTTAAAAACGTTGATTTAACTTTTGGAGTTGATAGTTACACTTCGGCAGCTGGAGAGTCCTCGTTGGACTACTCGTATGAGTTCTCAAAGAGCCTTTTGAATGATAGATTAAAGGTCTCTGTCGGAGGCTCCTATAATCCCGATTTGTCGCCCGATGAGGTTGCACAAAGTATATTGGGAGATGTGTCGTTGGAGTATCAATTAGACTCTCGAGATAATATGCTTCTAAAACTTTTCCGTTCATCAACGAATGATATATTAGAGGGTAATATAAGTGAATATGGAGTAGGTTTTGCCGTTCGCAAACAGGTGGTAAAGTTAAAGGAACTATTCCAAATAACAGGACGCAAAGAGAAGGTGGCTCAAAAACGAACAGAGAGACAAAAAGCAAAAGAGACAAAAGAGAAGAGTGAAGAGGCTTCAAAAACAGAAGAAGAGAAATGA
- a CDS encoding PepSY-like domain-containing protein — translation MNRLSLSLLLVGIGMIVALTTFASEDKSKSETKEVFPSKIESFVTENIPDGKIVKFKHENDKMEVKCSDGTEVCFNHNGEWIKMENDKAGLNDHLVAHLPNTAVLYLKNNYNKVAVSEIEKKSYGYKVELKTSPNECDIWFNSDGSVKKDCDY, via the coding sequence ATGAATAGATTAAGTTTAAGCCTGCTTTTAGTAGGCATCGGAATGATTGTTGCCCTAACCACTTTTGCATCGGAAGACAAGAGTAAAAGTGAAACAAAAGAGGTTTTTCCGTCAAAGATAGAGAGTTTTGTCACAGAGAATATCCCCGATGGAAAGATTGTTAAGTTTAAACACGAAAATGACAAAATGGAGGTTAAATGTAGCGATGGGACAGAGGTTTGCTTTAACCATAACGGAGAGTGGATTAAGATGGAGAATGACAAAGCTGGGTTAAATGATCATCTTGTAGCACATCTTCCGAACACCGCAGTTCTCTATCTTAAAAACAACTACAACAAAGTTGCGGTTTCAGAGATAGAGAAGAAGAGTTACGGATATAAAGTTGAGCTAAAAACCTCACCTAACGAGTGTGATATATGGTTCAACAGTGACGGTAGCGTAAAAAAGGATTGCGATTATTAG
- a CDS encoding T9SS type A sorting domain-containing protein, with translation MKFKPIIAIISLLFFTFTSKAQILIISADEYTEAMTPYVEWKEQKGLWCEVVKMSQTGTTANDIKAFVSNYHKTNGNRYLLLVGDADKVPTHISYGVTDPNEYSAYSDAEYGYIYSTDYPPAVLVGRFSGESIDDIKTQVERTIYYERDIDTSATWLSSSLGIANPYSYETGDNSETDNEHITYLNNNLKEYGYTTATTNSKNTLKNTLNSGCGLINYIGHGYTESWQTTGFAVSDVKNLTNANKLPIIIAAGCQNGHFRLSTCLAEGFLRGRDTNNKPIGAVGMLAFTTQIYWNPPMLGQDEIARILISDSIGFTKSFGEVVNAAYKSVIGKYKGSGADVACQWAMFGDPSLILRTKAPSVMDITHNEKIETSNNSFTIYCDTEYAVATLWSNGEIIDSKRVTEGFAELDINGINSGDLVKLTITAQDKVSYQTDILTTEESGIESLKENSEYEIYPNPTNGDITIKGRDKKIEIKVFDCNGKYLIDREVTCNTPFTFNMASGVYFVYIVNDKSTHKVLCN, from the coding sequence ATGAAGTTTAAACCAATAATAGCAATTATATCTCTTCTCTTTTTTACCTTTACCTCAAAGGCTCAAATTCTTATTATATCGGCAGATGAATATACTGAAGCAATGACTCCTTACGTTGAATGGAAAGAACAAAAGGGATTGTGGTGCGAGGTTGTTAAAATGAGCCAGACAGGCACTACCGCAAACGATATAAAGGCATTTGTTTCAAACTACCATAAAACAAATGGCAACAGATACTTGCTTTTGGTTGGAGATGCAGATAAAGTTCCCACCCATATCAGTTATGGAGTAACAGACCCCAATGAGTATAGTGCTTACTCTGATGCCGAGTATGGCTACATATACTCAACCGACTACCCACCTGCTGTTTTAGTTGGTCGTTTTTCGGGAGAGAGCATTGATGATATTAAAACTCAAGTTGAGAGAACAATCTATTACGAGCGTGATATTGATACTTCTGCCACATGGTTAAGTTCTTCGCTTGGTATTGCCAACCCCTACTCTTACGAAACAGGAGATAATAGCGAGACAGATAATGAACATATTACCTACCTTAACAATAATCTCAAAGAGTACGGATACACAACTGCCACAACCAATTCAAAAAACACACTTAAAAACACTCTAAACAGTGGCTGCGGATTAATCAACTACATTGGGCATGGTTACACTGAGAGTTGGCAAACAACAGGTTTTGCAGTTAGCGATGTTAAAAATCTTACAAACGCAAACAAACTACCCATTATAATTGCGGCAGGTTGCCAAAACGGACATTTCAGATTATCTACTTGCCTTGCTGAGGGATTTTTAAGAGGCAGAGATACAAACAACAAACCTATTGGTGCTGTGGGTATGTTAGCCTTTACAACACAAATATATTGGAATCCCCCGATGTTGGGACAAGATGAAATTGCTCGTATTTTAATATCAGACTCCATTGGGTTTACAAAGAGTTTTGGAGAGGTTGTGAACGCTGCATATAAGAGCGTTATCGGAAAATATAAGGGTAGCGGTGCTGACGTTGCTTGTCAATGGGCTATGTTTGGCGACCCCTCGTTAATATTACGAACAAAAGCACCTTCTGTTATGGATATAACCCATAATGAGAAGATAGAGACAAGCAATAACTCTTTTACTATCTATTGCGATACAGAATATGCTGTTGCAACCCTATGGAGTAATGGTGAAATTATTGATTCAAAGAGGGTTACCGAAGGTTTTGCCGAATTAGATATTAATGGCATAAACAGTGGAGATTTGGTTAAACTGACTATTACAGCACAAGATAAGGTTTCGTATCAAACCGATATTCTTACAACAGAAGAGAGCGGAATTGAGAGCCTAAAAGAGAATTCAGAATATGAGATTTATCCCAACCCTACAAATGGCGATATAACCATTAAAGGAAGAGACAAGAAAATTGAAATCAAAGTTTTTGATTGTAATGGCAAATACCTCATCGACAGAGAGGTTACCTGCAACACTCCCTTTACTTTTAATATGGCAAGTGGCGTCTATTTTGTATATATCGTAAACGACAAAAGCACCCACAAAGTTTTGTGCAATTGA
- a CDS encoding HD domain-containing protein yields MMEFTEKIKKRIDTPIFRQLSEVADEVGVPCYVVGGYVRDIILERPSKDIDVVVVGSGIVVAEHYAKRLGKGAHLSVFRNFGTAQVKYRGMEVEFVGARKESYSHNSRKPIVEDGTLEDDQNRRDFTINDIAASLNGANFGEVLDPFGGFDDIRNKTIRTPLDPDITFSDDPLRMMRAIRFATQLQFDIAPDTFRAIVRNCERISIISGERIIDEINKIMKSPQPSIGFKLLDESGLLQLILPELSALKGVDNVEGKGHKDNFYHTLTVLDNVALRSDNIWLRWAALMHDIGKPVVKRYDKKTGWTFHNHNYMGAKMIQRIFRKLKLPLGEEMKYVRKLVDLHMRPIVLAEEIVTDSAIRRLLFDAGVDIEDLMLLCEADITSRNREKVARFKENFGVVRQKLKEIEEKDRIREFQPPVSGEEIMALFGLPPSRPVGDIKEAIKEAILDGVIPNEYEPAYNYMLKVAADMGLKPVK; encoded by the coding sequence ATAATGGAGTTTACAGAAAAGATAAAGAAGAGAATAGATACCCCTATATTCAGACAACTTTCTGAGGTTGCCGATGAGGTGGGTGTGCCTTGCTATGTGGTTGGCGGATATGTGAGAGATATAATACTTGAGCGTCCTTCAAAAGATATTGATGTTGTTGTTGTAGGTAGTGGTATAGTGGTTGCAGAACACTATGCAAAGAGACTCGGAAAGGGTGCTCATCTTTCCGTATTTCGTAACTTTGGAACAGCGCAAGTAAAGTATCGCGGAATGGAGGTAGAGTTTGTAGGAGCAAGAAAAGAATCTTACTCGCACAACTCTCGCAAACCTATTGTTGAAGACGGAACTCTTGAAGATGATCAAAATCGTAGAGATTTTACAATAAACGATATTGCAGCAAGTCTGAATGGTGCAAACTTTGGCGAAGTTTTAGATCCTTTTGGAGGTTTTGATGATATACGTAACAAAACTATTAGAACTCCTTTAGATCCCGATATAACATTCAGTGATGATCCCTTGCGAATGATGCGTGCTATACGCTTTGCAACGCAACTGCAATTTGATATTGCCCCAGATACATTCAGAGCAATAGTCCGTAATTGTGAAAGAATATCTATTATCTCAGGTGAACGTATTATAGATGAGATAAATAAAATAATGAAATCGCCCCAGCCATCAATAGGATTTAAGCTATTAGATGAGTCGGGATTGTTGCAGTTGATACTCCCCGAACTCTCAGCTCTTAAAGGTGTTGATAACGTGGAGGGTAAAGGCCATAAAGATAACTTCTATCATACACTTACTGTACTTGATAATGTGGCACTCCGTAGTGATAATATCTGGTTGCGTTGGGCTGCTCTTATGCACGACATCGGAAAACCTGTTGTAAAACGTTACGACAAGAAAACCGGCTGGACTTTCCATAATCACAACTATATGGGGGCCAAAATGATACAACGTATTTTCCGTAAATTAAAACTTCCGTTGGGAGAGGAGATGAAGTATGTTCGTAAGTTGGTTGATTTGCATATGCGACCAATAGTTCTGGCTGAGGAGATTGTAACTGACTCTGCAATTCGCCGACTCCTTTTTGATGCGGGTGTGGATATAGAGGATTTGATGCTCTTGTGCGAGGCTGACATAACCTCTCGCAATCGCGAAAAGGTGGCTCGTTTCAAAGAGAACTTTGGCGTGGTACGTCAAAAACTAAAGGAGATTGAGGAGAAGGATAGGATACGAGAGTTTCAGCCTCCTGTGAGTGGCGAAGAGATAATGGCTCTCTTTGGATTACCTCCCTCACGCCCGGTAGGAGATATAAAAGAGGCAATTAAAGAGGCAATACTCGATGGTGTTATTCCTAACGAATATGAGCCTGCATATAACTATATGCTAAAGGTTGCTGCCGATATGGGTTTAAAACCTGTAAAATAG
- a CDS encoding UDP-N-acetylmuramoyl-tripeptide--D-alanyl-D-alanine ligase: MNIQELHKIFVSNPVISTDTRKIEQGSIFFALKGANFDANKFVVEALDKGAAYAVADDRELAKLNDNRIILVENVLLTLQALARYHRDTMNIPVLAITGTNGKTTTKELITVALSPIHNVLSTIGNLNNSIGVPLTLLRLRKEHTIAVIEMGASHPGDIEELVNVANPTYGIITNVGRAHLQGFGSYEGVISTKCELYDYIKAKQGKLFVRNEDEVLMQRSEGIGRVLYGASPLLEINGTIKSVSPFLKAEIVCGGEVYDIDTNLIGKYNLDNVVAASTIASHFGVPMSEIVKAISAYIPSNSRSQFIKGERNNIILDAYNANPSSMKVAIENFAEVDATDKMLILGDMLELGEESRREHTGIVSLLEQLNFTNVILVGKEFGAVKSQYTKFAATPEMLEFLKESDIKSKTILVKGSRGIALEQAVDYLR; this comes from the coding sequence GTGAATATACAAGAGTTACATAAAATATTTGTATCAAACCCTGTAATTAGCACTGATACAAGAAAGATAGAACAGGGCTCGATATTCTTTGCTTTAAAAGGAGCAAATTTTGATGCAAACAAATTTGTGGTAGAGGCACTTGATAAAGGTGCGGCATACGCAGTTGCCGATGACCGGGAACTTGCAAAACTAAACGATAACAGGATAATATTGGTTGAGAATGTTTTGCTAACACTTCAAGCATTGGCGAGGTATCATCGCGATACTATGAATATTCCGGTATTGGCTATAACAGGAACAAACGGAAAGACCACTACCAAAGAACTTATAACTGTGGCGTTATCTCCCATTCATAATGTACTCTCAACAATAGGCAACCTAAACAATAGTATTGGTGTGCCATTAACTCTATTGCGTTTAAGAAAAGAACATACCATAGCGGTAATAGAGATGGGAGCAAGTCACCCGGGAGATATTGAGGAGTTGGTAAATGTGGCAAATCCAACATACGGTATAATAACTAATGTGGGTAGAGCGCATCTTCAAGGCTTTGGCTCATACGAAGGGGTAATATCAACCAAGTGCGAACTATATGATTATATAAAAGCAAAGCAAGGAAAACTATTTGTCCGTAACGAGGATGAAGTGTTGATGCAACGCTCCGAAGGGATTGGCAGGGTTTTATACGGAGCATCACCCTTGTTGGAAATTAACGGAACTATAAAATCTGTATCGCCATTCTTAAAAGCCGAAATAGTTTGCGGTGGCGAGGTTTACGATATAGATACAAATCTTATAGGTAAATACAATTTAGATAATGTTGTGGCAGCATCAACTATTGCATCACACTTTGGTGTGCCAATGAGTGAGATAGTTAAGGCAATATCAGCGTATATCCCTTCAAATAGTCGCTCACAATTTATAAAAGGCGAACGCAATAACATAATACTTGATGCCTATAATGCTAATCCATCGAGTATGAAGGTTGCTATTGAGAATTTTGCCGAGGTGGATGCGACTGATAAAATGCTAATTCTTGGCGATATGTTGGAGCTTGGCGAGGAGAGCAGGCGTGAACACACAGGAATAGTATCATTGTTAGAACAATTAAACTTTACAAATGTAATATTGGTAGGTAAGGAGTTTGGTGCTGTTAAATCGCAATATACAAAGTTTGCAGCTACTCCCGAAATGTTAGAGTTTTTAAAAGAGAGTGATATTAAATCAAAAACCATATTGGTAAAAGGTTCTCGTGGAATTGCTCTTGAACAAGCAGTTGACTATTTGAGATAA